The following proteins are encoded in a genomic region of Bubalus kerabau isolate K-KA32 ecotype Philippines breed swamp buffalo chromosome 13, PCC_UOA_SB_1v2, whole genome shotgun sequence:
- the LOC129625219 gene encoding vomeromodulin-like, whose product MMLREIVTKSAKESSVKINNLEAAITKIIYHHLPNNKINAAYWVTIEKDGENIATGQTDVTISHASEISNNKIKTTIKIDRCQP is encoded by the exons ATGATGCTCAGGGAGATTGTCACTAAAAGTgccaaggagagctctgtcaag ATAAACAACCTGGAAGCGGCGATCACCAAAATCATTTACCACCACCTGCCGAACAACAAAATCAACGCCGCCTACTGGGTCACTATAGAGAAGGATGGTGAGAACATAGCCACTGGGCAGACG GACGTCACCATCTCCCATGCAAGTGAGATTTcaaacaacaaaatcaaaaccaccatcAAGATTGACAG GTGTCAGCCCTGA